The Streptomyces sp. RKAG293 genome includes a region encoding these proteins:
- a CDS encoding acetylornithine transaminase, whose amino-acid sequence MSNAELTRRWQGSLMDNYGTPRVPLVRGEGAKFWDADGKVYLDFVGGIAVNSLGTGHPAVVRAVSEQIGTLGHVSNLFIAEPPVAVAERLLELFGRPGRVFFSNSGAEAVEAAFKIGRLTGRTHMVATSGAFHGRTMGALALTGQPKKQEAFHPLPGEVTHVPFGDADALRAAVTTGTALVIIEPIQGENGVVVPPAGYLRAAREITAATGTLLVLDEVQTGIGRTGHWFEHQAHGVEPDVVTLAKGLGGGLPIGATIAFGAAADLLTPGQHGTTFGGNPVSCAAALAVLDTIAADGILGNVKRQGDRLRHGIEALGHPLVDHVRGAGLLLGIVLTEPLAPQVQQAAQDAGLLVNAAVPDTVRLAPPLILGDDEVEVFLQALPAVLDAVHRDQRSGEGRR is encoded by the coding sequence ATGAGCAACGCGGAACTGACGCGGCGCTGGCAGGGCTCGCTGATGGACAACTACGGGACGCCGCGCGTCCCGCTGGTCCGCGGCGAGGGAGCGAAGTTCTGGGACGCCGACGGCAAGGTCTATCTCGACTTCGTCGGCGGTATCGCGGTCAACTCCCTCGGCACCGGCCATCCGGCCGTGGTCCGGGCGGTCTCCGAGCAGATCGGCACGCTCGGCCATGTGTCGAACCTCTTCATCGCCGAGCCCCCGGTGGCCGTCGCGGAACGGCTGCTGGAACTCTTCGGCCGGCCGGGCCGGGTCTTCTTCTCCAACTCCGGCGCGGAGGCGGTGGAAGCCGCCTTCAAGATCGGCCGGCTGACCGGCCGTACGCACATGGTCGCCACCTCCGGCGCCTTCCACGGCCGGACGATGGGCGCCCTCGCGCTCACCGGCCAGCCGAAGAAGCAGGAGGCCTTCCACCCGCTGCCCGGTGAGGTGACCCATGTGCCGTTCGGCGACGCGGACGCACTGCGCGCCGCCGTCACCACCGGCACCGCGCTGGTGATCATCGAGCCCATCCAGGGCGAGAACGGCGTCGTCGTACCGCCCGCCGGCTATCTGCGGGCGGCCCGGGAGATCACCGCCGCCACCGGCACCCTGCTGGTCCTGGACGAGGTGCAGACCGGCATCGGCCGGACCGGCCACTGGTTCGAGCACCAGGCGCACGGCGTCGAGCCCGATGTCGTCACCCTCGCCAAGGGTCTCGGCGGCGGTCTGCCGATCGGGGCGACGATCGCCTTCGGTGCGGCGGCCGACCTGCTGACACCGGGTCAGCACGGCACCACCTTCGGCGGGAACCCGGTCTCCTGCGCCGCCGCGCTCGCCGTACTGGACACCATCGCGGCCGACGGGATCCTCGGCAACGTGAAGCGGCAGGGCGACCGGCTGCGGCACGGGATCGAGGCGCTCGGGCACCCGCTGGTCGATCATGTGCGCGGTGCGGGGCTCCTGCTGGGTATCGTTCTCACGGAGCCGCTCGCACCACAGGTGCAGCAGGCGGCTCAGGACGCCGGACTCCTGGTGAACGCCGCCGTACCCGACACGGTACGGCTCGCTCCTCCGCTGATCCTCGGTGACGACGAGGTGGAGGTGTTCCTCCAGGCTCTGCCCGCCGTCCTCGACGCGGTGCACCGTGACCAACGATCCGGAGAAGGGCGACGATGA
- a CDS encoding arginine repressor — translation MTEAQHGQAVPQTRTARHRRIVDILNRQPVRSQSQLAKMLSDDGLSVTQATLSRDLDELGAVKIRNSGGELIYAVPSEGGFRTPQAPLGESVKEERMARLAGELLISAEASANLVVLRTPPGAAQFLASAIDQAEVHDILGTIAGDDTLMLISRDAAGGQALADHLLRLAAGDHRQN, via the coding sequence ATGACCGAGGCGCAGCACGGCCAGGCCGTACCGCAGACCCGCACCGCACGCCACCGGCGGATCGTGGACATCCTCAACCGGCAGCCGGTGCGGTCGCAGAGCCAGCTGGCGAAGATGCTCTCCGACGACGGGCTGAGCGTCACGCAGGCGACGCTCTCGCGGGACCTGGACGAACTGGGCGCGGTCAAGATCCGCAACTCCGGCGGTGAGCTGATCTACGCGGTGCCGTCCGAGGGCGGCTTCCGCACCCCGCAGGCGCCGCTGGGGGAGTCGGTCAAGGAGGAGCGGATGGCCCGGCTGGCCGGTGAGCTGCTCATCTCGGCGGAGGCGTCCGCCAACCTGGTCGTGCTGCGCACCCCGCCGGGCGCGGCCCAGTTCCTGGCCTCCGCGATCGACCAGGCCGAGGTGCACGACATCCTGGGCACCATCGCGGGTGACGACACCCTCATGCTGATCAGCCGCGACGCGGCGGGCGGCCAGGCGCTGGCCGACCACCTGCTCCGGCTCGCGGCGGGCGACCACCGGCAGAACTGA
- the argB gene encoding acetylglutamate kinase → MTNPTARNHTALPKARILIEALPWLTRFNGKTVVIKFGGNAMVDEELKAAFAQDVVFLRHAGLKPVVVHGGGPQISAQLDRLGIASSFTAGLRVTTPETMDVVRMVLAGQVQRQLVGLLNEHGPFAVGMTGEDAHTMTAVKRHAVVDGEQVDIGFVGEITHVDPGAIQALLDDGRIPVVSSIARGEDGHVYNINADTAAAALASALDAEVLVVLTDVEGLYADWPSSEDVISQLTASELEKLLPSLASGMVPKMEGCLHAVRNGVGSARIIDGRVPHSMLLEVFTDDGIGTMIVPDGQGDGS, encoded by the coding sequence CTCATCGAGGCACTGCCGTGGCTCACCCGCTTCAACGGCAAGACCGTCGTCATCAAGTTCGGCGGCAACGCCATGGTCGACGAGGAGCTGAAGGCGGCCTTCGCCCAGGACGTCGTCTTCCTGCGGCACGCCGGCCTCAAGCCCGTCGTCGTGCACGGCGGCGGCCCGCAGATCAGCGCGCAGCTCGACCGGCTCGGCATCGCGTCGTCCTTCACCGCGGGACTGCGGGTGACCACCCCCGAGACGATGGACGTCGTCCGGATGGTGCTCGCCGGCCAGGTCCAGCGGCAGCTGGTCGGACTGCTCAACGAGCACGGCCCGTTCGCCGTCGGGATGACCGGCGAGGACGCGCACACCATGACCGCCGTCAAACGGCACGCGGTCGTCGACGGGGAGCAGGTGGACATCGGCTTCGTCGGCGAGATCACCCATGTCGACCCGGGCGCGATCCAGGCGCTGCTGGACGACGGCCGGATCCCCGTCGTCTCGTCCATCGCCCGCGGCGAGGACGGCCATGTCTACAACATCAACGCGGACACCGCCGCCGCCGCGCTCGCCTCGGCGCTGGACGCCGAGGTGCTCGTGGTCCTCACCGACGTCGAGGGGCTGTACGCCGACTGGCCGTCCAGCGAGGACGTGATCAGTCAGCTCACCGCGAGCGAGCTGGAGAAACTGCTGCCCTCGCTGGCCAGTGGCATGGTGCCCAAGATGGAGGGCTGTCTGCACGCGGTGCGCAACGGCGTCGGCAGCGCACGGATCATCGACGGCCGGGTGCCGCACTCGATGCTCCTCGAGGTGTTCACGGACGACGGCATCGGCACGATGATCGTGCCGGACGGGCAGGGGGACGGGTCATGA
- the argH gene encoding argininosuccinate lyase, translating into MSSNGDVRLWGGRFADGPAEALAKLSASVHFDWRLAPYDIAGSRAHARALHKAGLLTDDELGRMLAGLDRLAADVEAGTITGTIADEDVHTALERGLLERIGADLGGKLRAGRSRNDQIATLFRMYLRDHARIIGGLIAELQEALVGLAETHADVAMPGRTHLQHAQPVLFAHHVLAHVQALSRDAERLRQWDDRTAVSPYGSGALAGSSLGLDPVAVAAELGFERGSVANSIDGTASRDFVAEFAFITAMIGIDLSRIAEEIIIWNTKEFSFVTLHDAFSTGSSIMPQKKNPDIAELARGKSGRLIGNLTGLLATLKALPLAYNRDLQEDKEPVFDSCDTLEVLLPAFTGMMATLTVNTARMEELAPAGFSLATDIAEWLVKQGVPFRVAHEVAGECVKVCEADGIELDGLTDEQFAKISPHLTPEVRTVLNVKGALASRDGRGGTAPVRVAEQLAEVKQDVAVQLAWALAER; encoded by the coding sequence GTGAGCAGCAACGGCGATGTCAGGCTCTGGGGCGGCCGGTTCGCGGACGGCCCGGCGGAGGCCCTGGCCAAGCTTTCGGCGTCGGTCCACTTCGACTGGCGGCTGGCCCCCTACGACATCGCCGGCTCCCGCGCCCACGCCCGCGCCCTGCACAAGGCCGGGCTGCTCACCGATGACGAGCTGGGGCGGATGCTGGCCGGGCTCGACCGGCTCGCGGCCGATGTCGAGGCGGGCACCATCACCGGCACCATCGCCGACGAGGACGTGCACACCGCGCTGGAGCGCGGCCTGCTGGAGCGGATCGGCGCGGACCTGGGCGGCAAGCTGCGGGCCGGCCGGTCCCGCAACGACCAGATCGCCACCCTCTTCCGGATGTATCTGCGCGACCACGCGCGGATCATCGGCGGCCTGATCGCCGAGCTGCAGGAGGCGCTGGTCGGTCTCGCCGAGACGCACGCGGACGTCGCCATGCCGGGCCGTACGCATCTGCAGCACGCCCAGCCGGTGCTCTTCGCCCACCACGTCCTGGCGCATGTGCAGGCGCTGAGCCGGGACGCCGAGCGGCTGCGGCAGTGGGACGACCGGACGGCCGTCTCCCCGTACGGCTCCGGCGCGCTCGCGGGCTCCTCGCTCGGTCTCGACCCGGTGGCGGTCGCCGCCGAACTCGGCTTCGAGCGCGGCTCGGTGGCCAACTCCATCGACGGCACGGCCTCGCGCGACTTCGTCGCGGAGTTCGCGTTCATCACCGCGATGATCGGGATCGACCTGTCGAGGATCGCCGAGGAGATCATCATCTGGAACACGAAGGAGTTCTCCTTCGTCACCCTCCACGACGCCTTCTCCACCGGCTCGTCGATCATGCCGCAGAAGAAGAACCCGGACATCGCCGAGCTGGCGCGCGGCAAGTCCGGCCGGCTCATCGGCAATCTGACCGGTCTGCTGGCGACGCTGAAGGCCCTGCCGCTCGCGTACAACCGCGATCTGCAGGAGGACAAGGAGCCGGTCTTCGACTCCTGCGACACCCTTGAGGTCCTGCTGCCGGCCTTCACCGGCATGATGGCCACCCTCACGGTCAACACCGCGCGGATGGAGGAACTGGCGCCGGCCGGCTTCTCCCTCGCCACCGACATCGCCGAGTGGCTGGTCAAGCAGGGCGTCCCGTTCCGGGTCGCGCACGAGGTCGCGGGGGAGTGCGTCAAGGTCTGCGAGGCGGACGGCATCGAGCTGGACGGGCTGACGGACGAACAGTTCGCCAAGATCTCACCCCATCTGACGCCCGAGGTCCGCACCGTTCTCAACGTCAAGGGCGCGCTCGCCTCCCGTGACGGGCGGGGCGGCACGGCGCCGGTCCGGGTGGCCGAGCAACTGGCCGAGGTCAAGCAGGACGTGGCCGTACAGCTGGCCTGGGCGCTGGCCGAACGCTGA